From the genome of Amycolatopsis sp. NBC_01488, one region includes:
- a CDS encoding Ppx/GppA phosphatase family protein, whose product MRLGVLDVGSNTVHLLVVDAHRGAHPTPMHSEKSVLRLAERITRTGDLSKTGADELVTAVESAKEAAARLGCQEVMAFATSAVREAKNSAKVLARVADETGVDLQVLSGIDEARLTFLAVRRWYGWSAGQLLVLDIGGGSLEVAMGRDEEPVLAESLPLGAGRTTRTRFRHDPPTRSELVATSAWLDDQLTELARKVTKWGEPDRVVATSKTFRSLARLTGAAPSAAGPRVRRTLSDTALRQLLAFISRMPSADLAQLEGVSSSRSHQLVAGALVAQATMRALGLPELEICPWALREGVILRRLDHSNGADETGAALVGRFGAQEDR is encoded by the coding sequence GTGCGCCTAGGGGTACTCGACGTCGGTTCCAACACCGTCCACCTGCTCGTGGTCGATGCCCACCGTGGCGCCCACCCGACGCCGATGCATTCCGAGAAGTCCGTGCTGCGCCTGGCCGAGCGGATCACCCGCACCGGCGACCTCAGCAAGACCGGCGCCGACGAGCTCGTGACCGCTGTCGAGTCCGCGAAGGAAGCCGCCGCGCGGCTCGGCTGCCAGGAGGTCATGGCCTTCGCCACCTCCGCCGTCCGCGAAGCCAAGAACTCCGCGAAGGTCCTCGCCCGCGTCGCCGACGAAACCGGCGTCGACCTGCAGGTCCTCTCCGGCATCGACGAAGCCCGGCTCACCTTCCTCGCCGTCCGGCGGTGGTACGGCTGGTCGGCGGGCCAGCTGCTCGTGCTGGACATCGGCGGCGGTTCGCTGGAGGTCGCGATGGGCCGCGACGAAGAGCCCGTCCTGGCCGAATCCCTGCCCCTGGGCGCCGGCCGCACCACGCGCACCCGCTTCCGGCACGACCCGCCGACGCGCTCGGAGCTCGTCGCGACGTCGGCGTGGCTGGACGACCAGCTCACCGAGCTCGCGCGGAAGGTCACCAAATGGGGTGAACCCGATCGGGTCGTCGCCACGTCGAAGACGTTCCGGTCGCTCGCCCGGCTGACCGGTGCCGCCCCCTCGGCGGCGGGCCCGCGCGTGCGACGTACGCTTTCGGACACCGCCTTGCGCCAGCTCCTGGCCTTCATCTCGCGGATGCCGTCGGCCGACCTCGCGCAGCTGGAGGGCGTCAGCTCGAGCCGGTCGCACCAGCTGGTGGCGGGCGCGCTCGTCGCGCAGGCCACGATGCGGGCACTCGGATTGCCGGAACTCGAGATCTGCCCGTGGGCTCTGCGAGAGGGTGTCATCCTGCGGCGGCTGGACCATTCCAACGGCGCGGATGAGACTGGAGCCGCCCTCGTGGGGCGCTTCGGCGCACAGGAGGACCGGTGA
- a CDS encoding DUF5667 domain-containing protein — MRFARERAEIDRFARALEPSPVRRDGEFADELALVGALRELGAAGAPDLETRQRIHAEIAGRLETAAATPSRRWRPRTADLVAAALFLFLVLSGLTLVLSRDALPGGPLYGVKRAGESAALGLTFGDQAKARKHLEFATNRVTELSELAAQGAGEADYRTAYDDFATDLKAGVAQMSAAATSDGGGTQALSDVRLWARNQAARLAAQQPTLPADAATVFGDARDLLGKVQERTSGLVERMNCYQITTGTSDDLGPLPATGECTPRPAPSAGGEPASSAPQSSAESTPPTPTGTQLPPSDAASTPGIPVPSGGVTPPPVYGQTPTTTQRPPVTSTTQPPPLVSIPPLLPGLPPIVIG; from the coding sequence GTGAGGTTTGCGCGTGAGCGAGCCGAGATCGACCGGTTCGCGCGTGCCCTGGAGCCGTCCCCGGTACGCCGGGACGGCGAGTTCGCCGACGAACTGGCCCTCGTCGGCGCCCTGCGCGAGCTCGGTGCGGCCGGGGCCCCGGACCTGGAGACCCGGCAGCGGATCCACGCGGAGATCGCGGGCCGCCTGGAGACGGCGGCGGCCACCCCGAGTCGGAGGTGGCGGCCGCGGACCGCCGACCTGGTGGCCGCCGCGCTCTTCCTCTTCCTCGTCCTCTCCGGCCTGACGCTGGTGCTCTCCCGCGACGCGCTGCCGGGCGGCCCGCTCTACGGCGTCAAGCGGGCCGGTGAGTCGGCGGCGCTGGGCCTGACGTTCGGCGACCAGGCGAAGGCGCGCAAGCACCTCGAGTTCGCCACCAACCGCGTCACCGAGCTGAGCGAGCTGGCCGCGCAGGGCGCCGGCGAGGCCGACTACCGAACCGCGTACGACGACTTCGCCACCGACCTCAAGGCGGGCGTCGCCCAGATGTCGGCGGCGGCGACCAGCGACGGTGGCGGCACGCAGGCGCTGTCCGACGTCCGGCTGTGGGCGCGCAACCAGGCGGCTCGGCTGGCGGCGCAGCAGCCCACGCTCCCGGCGGACGCGGCGACGGTGTTCGGTGACGCGCGCGACCTGCTCGGCAAGGTCCAGGAGCGCACGAGCGGGCTCGTCGAGCGGATGAACTGCTACCAGATCACCACCGGCACGTCCGACGACCTTGGCCCGCTCCCGGCGACCGGCGAGTGCACGCCGCGGCCGGCCCCTTCGGCGGGTGGCGAGCCGGCCTCGTCGGCACCGCAGTCGTCCGCCGAGAGCACCCCGCCGACGCCGACCGGCACGCAGCTGCCGCCGTCGGACGCCGCGTCGACGCCGGGCATCCCGGTGCCGAGCGGCGGAGTGACGCCGCCGCCGGTCTACGGCCAGACCCCGACGACCACGCAGCGGCCGCCGGTGACCTCGACCACGCAGCCGCCGCCGCTGGTTTCGATCCCGCCGCTGCTCCCGGGTCTGCCGCCGATCGTGATCGGCTGA
- a CDS encoding winged helix-turn-helix transcriptional regulator: protein MTTPLPGHPVRGSATGRPVMALLDLLGRRWTLRILWELRDGAKPTFRELQQRCDGVSSSVLATRLRELGEADLVGHTEGYSLTEQGTSLFKTLIQLDAWANDWRPRQPS, encoded by the coding sequence ATGACGACTCCCCTGCCCGGCCACCCGGTCCGCGGTTCGGCCACGGGCCGCCCGGTGATGGCGCTGCTCGACCTGCTGGGCCGGCGCTGGACGCTGCGGATCCTCTGGGAGCTGCGCGACGGCGCGAAGCCGACGTTCCGCGAGCTGCAGCAGCGGTGCGACGGCGTTTCGTCGAGCGTGCTGGCCACGCGGCTGCGCGAGCTGGGCGAAGCCGACCTGGTCGGCCACACCGAGGGCTACTCGCTCACCGAGCAGGGGACGTCGTTGTTCAAGACGCTGATCCAGCTCGACGCCTGGGCGAACGACTGGCGGCCCCGTCAGCCTTCGTGA
- a CDS encoding sugar phosphate isomerase/epimerase family protein translates to MARVTDEKPVPVGLSTASVWPLKAGTAFELAAELGYDGVEVMVWADAVSQDVSALRRWSRRTGVPVLSIHSPSLLITQRIWSPDPVVRLRMSVEAAHELGARTVVVHPPFRWQRRYGDAFGDLVDELEESSGIEIAVENMFKVRPPGGSKNSRVSAFRPSIDPTDVGFRHYTLDLSHTAAARMDALALAQRMGEGLSHLHLADGTGVPRDEHLVPGRGGQPCAELLEKLVSSGFAGQIVLEINTRHAVTGAQRVRDLAEALLFARFHLGQ, encoded by the coding sequence ATGGCGCGCGTGACAGACGAGAAGCCGGTCCCCGTCGGGCTCAGCACGGCGTCGGTTTGGCCCCTCAAGGCCGGGACCGCCTTCGAGCTCGCCGCCGAGCTCGGGTACGACGGCGTCGAGGTGATGGTCTGGGCCGACGCGGTCAGCCAGGACGTCAGCGCCCTGCGCCGGTGGTCGCGCCGCACCGGGGTGCCCGTGCTGTCGATCCACTCGCCGTCGCTGCTGATCACCCAGCGGATCTGGTCGCCCGACCCCGTGGTGCGGCTGCGGATGTCCGTGGAGGCCGCGCACGAACTCGGGGCCCGGACCGTGGTCGTCCATCCGCCGTTCCGGTGGCAACGCCGTTACGGCGATGCCTTCGGTGATCTCGTCGACGAGCTGGAGGAGTCGAGCGGGATCGAAATCGCCGTCGAGAACATGTTCAAGGTGCGCCCGCCGGGTGGTTCGAAGAATTCCCGCGTCTCCGCGTTCCGGCCGTCGATCGACCCGACGGACGTCGGTTTCCGGCACTACACGCTCGACCTGTCCCACACAGCGGCAGCCCGGATGGACGCACTCGCACTGGCGCAGCGGATGGGCGAAGGCCTCTCACACCTCCATCTGGCGGACGGCACCGGCGTCCCGAGGGACGAACACCTGGTGCCCGGACGCGGCGGCCAGCCCTGCGCGGAGCTGCTGGAGAAGCTGGTCAGCAGCGGTTTCGCCGGTCAGATCGTGCTGGAGATCAACACCCGGCACGCCGTCACCGGCGCTCAGCGGGTCCGGGATCTGGCGGAGGCATTGCTGTTCGCGCGTTTCCACCTGGGGCAGTAA
- a CDS encoding HAD family hydrolase yields the protein MEAVCVSAWRGRDKSQELERLAALAGEASAEAAHARVVAEPSAPPAPPDLTAAAFFDVDNTMMMGASIFYFARGLAARKFFTSSDLAGFVWGQIKFRLGGRENKEDIKTHRERALSFVAGRTVAELTSISEEIYDELMADKIWSGTRALAQMHLDAGQRVWLVTATPIELAAIISRRLGLTGALGTVAETRDGVYTGRLVGDLLHGRAKAHAVRALASREGLNLKRCTAYSDSANDIPMLSAVGTAVAVNPDGGLRDVARARGWEIRDFRTGRKAAKIGVPSVLGAGALAGAVAAGMAYRRR from the coding sequence GTGGAGGCGGTGTGCGTGTCAGCTTGGCGTGGCAGGGATAAGAGTCAGGAGCTGGAACGGCTCGCCGCGCTCGCGGGCGAGGCGTCGGCCGAGGCCGCCCACGCCCGAGTGGTCGCCGAACCCTCCGCCCCGCCCGCACCGCCGGACCTCACCGCCGCGGCGTTCTTCGACGTCGACAACACGATGATGATGGGCGCGTCGATCTTCTACTTCGCCCGCGGCCTCGCGGCGCGGAAGTTCTTCACGTCGTCGGACCTGGCCGGTTTCGTCTGGGGCCAGATCAAGTTCCGCCTCGGCGGCCGCGAGAACAAAGAGGACATCAAGACCCACCGCGAACGCGCACTGTCCTTTGTGGCCGGACGCACGGTGGCCGAGCTGACGTCGATCAGCGAAGAGATCTACGACGAGCTGATGGCGGACAAGATCTGGTCCGGCACGCGCGCGCTCGCCCAGATGCACCTGGACGCGGGCCAGCGCGTCTGGCTGGTCACGGCGACCCCGATCGAGCTGGCGGCGATCATCTCGCGCCGGCTGGGGCTCACCGGGGCACTGGGCACGGTCGCGGAGACCCGTGACGGCGTGTACACCGGCCGCCTGGTGGGAGACCTGCTGCACGGCCGCGCGAAGGCGCACGCGGTGCGGGCCCTGGCGTCCCGCGAGGGCCTGAACCTCAAGCGCTGCACGGCTTATTCGGACTCGGCGAACGACATCCCGATGCTGTCGGCGGTGGGCACCGCGGTGGCGGTCAACCCGGATGGTGGCCTTCGGGACGTCGCGCGGGCTCGCGGCTGGGAGATCCGCGACTTCCGGACCGGCCGCAAGGCGGCGAAGATCGGCGTGCCGTCGGTGCTCGGTGCGGGCGCGCTCGCCGGAGCGGTGGCGGCGGGCATGGCCTACCGCCGTCGCTGA
- a CDS encoding lysophospholipid acyltransferase family protein, whose protein sequence is MDDFGSEAETVGGAEAQVIPLHGPGREKPDALTAERDLREEEAARADAPVVAFPGADQPAPEEPLSDAARSALGFIRDRLTGDYTVDEFGFDAELTDAVFLPPLRALYKKWFRVDTFGVENLPVEGGALLVSNHSGTLPLDSLMTAVAVHDETGGRHLRGLGADLVFQVPLVGSFARKSGQTLACNADAERLLGKGELVGVWPEGFKGVGKPFSSRYKLQRFGRGGFVSAALRAGVPIIPVSVIGAEEIYPKLGDIKLLARMFGLPYFPVTPFFPLFGALGAIPLPTKWSIEFGEPIATDAYGPEAVEDPMLVFQLTDQVRESIQQTLYRRLSQRKSVFRG, encoded by the coding sequence TTGGACGACTTCGGAAGCGAGGCGGAAACGGTGGGCGGTGCCGAGGCACAGGTCATCCCCCTGCACGGACCGGGCCGGGAGAAGCCGGACGCTCTTACTGCTGAACGTGACCTTCGCGAGGAGGAAGCGGCCCGCGCGGACGCGCCGGTCGTCGCCTTCCCCGGCGCGGACCAGCCGGCTCCCGAGGAGCCGCTGTCGGACGCCGCGCGGTCGGCGCTCGGCTTCATCCGCGACCGGCTGACCGGCGACTACACGGTCGACGAGTTCGGCTTCGACGCCGAGCTGACCGACGCGGTGTTCCTGCCGCCCCTGCGCGCGCTGTACAAGAAGTGGTTCCGCGTCGACACGTTCGGCGTCGAGAACCTGCCGGTCGAAGGCGGCGCGCTCCTGGTGTCGAACCACTCGGGCACGCTGCCGCTGGACTCGTTGATGACGGCGGTGGCGGTCCACGACGAAACCGGCGGCCGTCACCTGCGCGGCCTCGGCGCGGACCTGGTGTTCCAGGTGCCGCTGGTGGGCTCGTTCGCTCGCAAGTCCGGCCAGACGCTGGCCTGCAACGCGGACGCGGAACGCCTGCTGGGCAAGGGTGAGCTGGTCGGCGTGTGGCCGGAGGGCTTCAAGGGCGTCGGCAAGCCGTTCTCGTCGCGGTACAAGCTGCAGCGCTTCGGCCGCGGCGGCTTCGTGTCGGCGGCCCTGCGCGCGGGCGTCCCGATCATCCCGGTGTCGGTGATCGGCGCGGAGGAGATCTACCCGAAGCTGGGCGACATCAAGCTCCTGGCGCGGATGTTCGGGCTGCCGTACTTCCCGGTGACGCCGTTCTTCCCGCTGTTCGGGGCACTGGGCGCGATCCCGCTGCCGACGAAGTGGAGCATCGAGTTCGGCGAGCCGATCGCGACGGACGCGTACGGCCCGGAGGCGGTGGAGGACCCGATGCTGGTGTTCCAGCTGACGGACCAGGTGCGCGAGTCGATCCAGCAGACGCTGTACCGGCGGCTCTCGCAGCGGAAGTCGGTCTTCCGCGGCTGA
- a CDS encoding NAD-dependent epimerase/dehydratase family protein: MPSNIVLVTGVAGELGGKLLARLGNNPDFERVIGVDTVAPDKAVLQRMGHAEFVRADIRNPLIAKVISTAKVDTVVHASCTAHPAGPGRRTAIKEVNVIGTMRLLAACQRSPLVRKLVVKSTAAVYGAGARSQAVFTEDSELIPTSTSGYAKDAVEMEGYVRGLVRRRPDITTTLFRFANIIGPSTDTVLSRYFALPVVPTVFGFDARIQLLHSADALAVLERASLNDKPGVFNVGSEGVLTLSQAIRRAGRVELPMPRGAMPSVGKVLRGARVVDFSADQVRLLNFGRVVDIAKLKSEFGYTPRWTTREAFDDYIVGRGLRPVLDGGKLAGLASKVLVAAATGQSSR, encoded by the coding sequence ATGCCGTCGAACATCGTGCTCGTCACCGGGGTCGCCGGGGAGCTGGGCGGGAAGCTCCTCGCCCGGCTGGGCAACAACCCCGACTTCGAACGGGTCATCGGTGTCGACACGGTCGCCCCGGACAAGGCGGTCCTGCAGCGCATGGGGCACGCGGAATTCGTCCGCGCGGACATCCGGAACCCGCTGATCGCCAAGGTGATCAGCACCGCGAAGGTCGACACGGTGGTGCACGCGTCGTGCACCGCGCACCCGGCCGGGCCGGGGCGCCGCACCGCGATCAAGGAAGTCAACGTCATCGGCACCATGCGGCTGCTGGCCGCGTGCCAGCGCTCGCCGCTGGTGCGCAAGCTGGTCGTCAAGTCGACGGCGGCGGTGTACGGCGCCGGCGCCCGCTCGCAGGCGGTGTTCACCGAGGACTCCGAGCTCATCCCGACGTCGACCAGCGGGTACGCGAAGGACGCCGTCGAGATGGAGGGGTACGTGCGCGGCCTGGTGCGGCGCCGTCCCGACATCACCACGACGCTGTTCCGCTTCGCCAACATCATCGGGCCGTCGACCGACACCGTCCTTTCGCGCTACTTCGCGCTTCCGGTGGTGCCGACCGTTTTCGGGTTCGACGCCCGGATCCAGCTGCTGCACTCCGCGGACGCGCTGGCGGTGCTGGAACGCGCGAGCCTGAACGACAAGCCCGGCGTCTTCAACGTCGGCTCGGAGGGGGTACTCACCCTCTCGCAGGCGATCCGGCGAGCGGGCCGGGTCGAGCTGCCCATGCCGCGGGGTGCGATGCCCTCGGTCGGCAAGGTCCTGCGCGGCGCCCGCGTCGTGGACTTCTCCGCCGACCAGGTCCGGCTGCTGAACTTCGGCCGGGTCGTCGACATCGCCAAGCTGAAGAGCGAATTCGGCTACACCCCGCGGTGGACCACGCGTGAGGCGTTCGACGACTACATCGTCGGACGCGGGCTCCGGCCGGTGCTCGACGGCGGCAAGCTGGCGGGCCTGGCAAGCAAAGTGCTCGTCGCCGCAGCGACCGGGCAGTCAAGCCGATGA
- a CDS encoding carboxymuconolactone decarboxylase family protein yields the protein MPLKSKQPRIVPLEPPFDAEAADVLERLGPPIQLFRVWARRPDLARGVASWGRYYFSTQSALTVRQRELVIHRTTARCGADYEWGVHVAAFAEKAGFDEAQLGSLAAGSPSDACWDAADRAVLTAVDELRATADLSDETWAHLVAASGEDGALDVLLVCGWYHAISFTVRALRLPLEPGTTRPDSP from the coding sequence ATGCCTCTGAAATCGAAGCAGCCCCGGATCGTGCCCCTCGAGCCGCCGTTCGACGCCGAGGCTGCAGACGTCCTCGAGCGGCTCGGGCCGCCCATCCAGCTGTTCCGCGTCTGGGCGCGGCGTCCCGACCTGGCCCGCGGGGTCGCGAGCTGGGGTCGCTACTACTTCTCGACGCAGTCGGCGCTGACCGTCCGGCAGCGCGAGCTGGTCATCCACCGGACGACCGCCCGGTGTGGGGCCGACTACGAGTGGGGCGTGCACGTCGCGGCCTTCGCGGAGAAGGCGGGCTTCGACGAGGCGCAGCTCGGTTCGCTGGCCGCCGGCAGCCCGTCCGACGCGTGCTGGGACGCGGCGGACCGCGCGGTGCTGACGGCCGTCGACGAACTGCGCGCGACCGCGGACCTGTCCGACGAGACCTGGGCGCACCTGGTGGCCGCCAGCGGTGAGGACGGCGCGCTCGACGTCCTGCTCGTCTGCGGGTGGTACCACGCCATCTCGTTCACGGTCCGGGCGCTGCGGCTGCCCCTCGAGCCGGGCACCACGCGCCCGGATTCGCCGTAA
- a CDS encoding response regulator transcription factor: protein MTRVLIVEDEESFADPLAFLLRKEGFTAAVAGTGQAALEEFDRNGADIVLLDLMLPGMSGTDVCKQLRQRSAVPVIMVTARDSEIDKVVGLELGADDYVTKPYSARELIARVRAVLRRGGEPGTDGELAPLVLAAGPVRMDVERHVVTVDGAEVSLPLKEFDLLEYLLRNVGRVLTRGQLIDRVWGADYVGDTKTLDVHVKRLRSKIEPDPGSPRHLVTVRGLGYKFET from the coding sequence GTGACCAGGGTTCTCATCGTCGAGGACGAGGAGTCGTTCGCCGACCCCCTCGCCTTCCTGCTGCGCAAGGAAGGGTTCACCGCGGCCGTCGCCGGCACCGGCCAGGCCGCGCTGGAGGAGTTCGACCGCAACGGCGCCGACATCGTGCTGCTCGACCTCATGCTGCCGGGGATGAGCGGCACCGACGTCTGCAAGCAGCTGCGGCAGCGTTCGGCCGTGCCGGTGATCATGGTGACGGCGCGGGACAGCGAGATCGACAAGGTCGTCGGCCTGGAGCTGGGCGCGGACGACTACGTGACGAAGCCCTACTCGGCCCGTGAGCTGATCGCGCGGGTCCGGGCGGTGCTGCGCCGCGGCGGCGAGCCGGGCACCGACGGCGAGCTGGCCCCGCTGGTGCTCGCGGCGGGCCCGGTGCGGATGGACGTCGAGCGTCACGTCGTGACGGTCGACGGCGCCGAGGTGTCGCTGCCGCTCAAGGAGTTCGACCTGCTCGAATACCTGCTGCGCAACGTCGGCCGGGTGCTGACGCGCGGGCAGCTGATCGACCGGGTGTGGGGCGCGGACTACGTCGGCGACACGAAGACGCTCGACGTCCACGTGAAGCGGCTGCGCTCGAAGATCGAGCCGGACCCGGGCTCCCCGCGGCACCTGGTGACGGTCCGCGGCCTGGGCTACAAGTTCGAGACGTAA
- a CDS encoding thioesterase family protein, which produces MSGTDGTAVAFDTASAARSLGDGTFTAVLRAEWAIGSHPHGGFLLALLAKAAIAALHERGEPHAEPLVVSAEFLHAAALGPVLLRTDVRKVGRHATVVEVRLEQRGRSCVEARVTTGRLPMRRPEWTDVPSMPAEPSPGALAMAESTEGPFNLAKGCEVRLDPATAGYLAGRTGEPPRMRLWVRPRNGLVDPYFALLASDVNPPVVMNLGRIGWAPTVQLTALLRTRPAPGWLRVVVESRSVHESWFDSDATVVDSQGRLVCQARQLGLAPAPGA; this is translated from the coding sequence GTGAGCGGAACGGACGGCACCGCCGTGGCTTTCGACACGGCGAGTGCGGCGCGGTCGCTGGGGGACGGCACCTTCACCGCGGTGCTGCGTGCGGAATGGGCCATCGGCTCGCACCCGCACGGGGGTTTCCTGCTGGCCCTGCTGGCCAAGGCGGCGATCGCCGCCCTGCACGAACGCGGTGAGCCGCACGCGGAGCCGCTCGTCGTCAGCGCGGAGTTCCTGCACGCGGCCGCGCTCGGCCCGGTGCTGCTGCGCACGGACGTCCGGAAGGTCGGCCGCCACGCGACGGTCGTCGAGGTCCGGCTGGAGCAGCGTGGCCGCAGCTGCGTCGAGGCACGCGTGACGACCGGCCGGCTGCCGATGCGGCGCCCGGAGTGGACGGACGTGCCGTCGATGCCCGCCGAGCCGTCCCCGGGCGCGCTCGCCATGGCCGAGAGCACCGAGGGCCCGTTCAACCTGGCCAAGGGCTGCGAGGTTCGCCTGGACCCGGCGACCGCGGGCTACCTGGCCGGCCGCACCGGCGAGCCACCCCGGATGCGGCTGTGGGTCCGGCCGCGCAACGGCCTGGTCGACCCGTACTTCGCGCTCCTCGCCTCCGACGTCAACCCGCCGGTGGTGATGAACCTGGGCCGCATCGGCTGGGCGCCGACGGTCCAGCTGACGGCGTTGCTGCGGACACGTCCGGCCCCGGGCTGGCTGCGGGTGGTGGTGGAGTCCCGTTCGGTGCACGAGTCGTGGTTCGACTCGGACGCCACCGTGGTCGACTCCCAGGGACGGCTGGTGTGCCAGGCCCGGCAGCTGGGGCTCGCCCCGGCACCGGGCGCCTGA
- a CDS encoding helix-turn-helix domain-containing protein, with translation MSPNKKEDLPAVGQVQFLTVAEVATLMRVSKMTVYRLVHSGELPAVRVGKSFRVPEKAVHEYLQGAYYDVG, from the coding sequence ATGTCGCCGAACAAGAAGGAGGATCTGCCGGCAGTCGGGCAGGTCCAGTTCCTGACGGTCGCCGAGGTGGCCACGCTGATGCGGGTCTCCAAGATGACCGTCTACCGTCTCGTGCACTCGGGTGAGCTGCCCGCCGTCAGGGTCGGGAAGTCCTTCCGGGTGCCGGAGAAAGCAGTGCACGAGTACCTCCAGGGCGCGTACTACGACGTGGGCTGA
- a CDS encoding 30S ribosomal protein bS22: MGSVIKKRRKRMSKKKHRKLLRRTRVQRRKAGK, encoded by the coding sequence ATGGGCTCTGTGATCAAGAAGCGCCGTAAGCGCATGTCGAAGAAGAAGCACCGCAAGCTGCTTCGCCGCACGCGAGTGCAGCGTCGCAAGGCCGGCAAGTAA
- the proC gene encoding pyrroline-5-carboxylate reductase, which yields MTVIAVLGAGKIGEALLSGLLHGGHEPGDLLFTERYPARVEELTARYGIRGVEVEEAAKQADVLVVAVKPQDIEPVLDELAPLLSPSSLVVSLCAGLPTSLYERRLAEGVPVVRVMPNTPMLVNEAMSAISAGRHATAEHLAVVRDLLSHVGQVVEVPEGQQDAVTALSGSGPAYFFFLVEAMIDAGILLGLPRALAGQLIIQSAVGAAKMLAESDEHPVLLREAVTSPAGTTINAIRELEKHGVRAALLAAIEAAKDRSVELGKAHEG from the coding sequence ATGACGGTCATCGCGGTGCTGGGTGCGGGAAAGATCGGCGAGGCGTTGCTCTCGGGGCTGCTGCACGGCGGCCACGAGCCGGGCGACCTGCTCTTCACCGAGCGGTACCCGGCGCGCGTCGAAGAACTCACCGCGCGCTACGGCATTCGCGGCGTCGAGGTCGAGGAGGCCGCGAAGCAGGCCGACGTCCTCGTCGTGGCCGTGAAGCCGCAGGACATCGAGCCGGTGCTCGACGAGCTCGCGCCGCTGCTGAGCCCGTCTTCGCTGGTCGTGTCGCTGTGCGCCGGGCTGCCGACCTCCCTCTACGAGCGGCGGCTGGCCGAGGGCGTGCCCGTGGTGCGGGTCATGCCGAACACGCCGATGCTCGTCAACGAGGCCATGAGCGCCATCTCGGCCGGCCGCCACGCCACGGCCGAGCACCTCGCCGTCGTGCGTGACCTGCTCTCGCACGTCGGCCAGGTCGTCGAGGTGCCGGAGGGCCAGCAGGACGCCGTCACCGCTCTCTCCGGGTCCGGTCCGGCGTACTTCTTCTTCCTGGTCGAGGCCATGATCGACGCCGGCATCCTGCTGGGGCTGCCGCGCGCGCTGGCCGGGCAGCTGATCATCCAGTCGGCGGTCGGGGCGGCGAAGATGCTCGCCGAGTCGGACGAGCACCCGGTGCTGCTGCGCGAGGCCGTGACGTCCCCGGCGGGCACGACGATCAACGCGATCCGCGAGCTGGAGAAGCACGGCGTCCGGGCGGCGCTGCTCGCAGCCATCGAGGCGGCGAAGGACCGGTCCGTCGAGCTGGGCAAGGCTCACGAAGGCTGA